From Quercus lobata isolate SW786 chromosome 1, ValleyOak3.0 Primary Assembly, whole genome shotgun sequence, one genomic window encodes:
- the LOC115980620 gene encoding late histone H2B.L4-like: MAPKRSPKVVSTAVKATRKVMKKEIVQVEVVQIQSVQRPTQGDKGKKKEGVTLSAQETPRTIAVEDKSEQENQSVKEKDKEKPTNEKKIRKRKRSGEGYKRYVLMVLKQVHPGMGISSKAMTIFDNLMNDMFERLASEAAKLSKYTGRITLSSREIQGAVRLVLPGELGKHANSEGTKAVTTYISNNNTKS, encoded by the coding sequence ATGGCTCCAAAGCGTTCGCCTAAGGTGGTAAGCACTGCGGTGAAGGCCACCAGAAaagttatgaaaaaagaaattgtgcaAGTCGAAGTGGTTCAAATTCAAAGCGTCCAAAGGCCAACTCAAGGAGACAAAggtaagaaaaaagaaggggTTACACTTTCAGCCCAAGAGACTCCAAGAACAATTGCTGTTGAAGACAAATCAGAACAAGAAAACCAATCAgtgaaagagaaagataaagagAAGCCCACCAatgagaagaagataaggaagaggaagagaagtGGAGAAGGGTATAAGAGGTACGTGCTTATGGTATTGAAGCAGGTTCATCCAGGAATGGGAATATCGTCTAAGGCAATGACTATTTTCGATAATCTGATGAACGACATGTTCGAGAGGCTTGCAAGCGAGGCAGCGAAGCTGTCTAAGTACACGGGGCGAATCACATTGTCGTCGAGAGAGATTCAAGGGGCAGTGAGATTGGTATTGCCTGGAGAGCTTGGGAAACATGCCAATTCTGAGGGGACCAAGGCTGTGACTACCTATATATCCAACAACAATACGAAGTCTTAG